One Heptranchias perlo isolate sHepPer1 chromosome 2, sHepPer1.hap1, whole genome shotgun sequence DNA segment encodes these proteins:
- the gsdmeb gene encoding gasdermin Eb, translated as MFAKATSSFVKQIESSGDLIPVNSLNDSDKLQLLSLVTKRNKGWFWQKPKYHPSSFSLQDILTGDTPIKPAVTESVFLKYESKFGDRVGASTETQIANFSFSLEGQDSEALESSFGNLKKQEFDLHQLLKIAEKRTIRLDHSFVQQTCERRNYILCVINEKVITSQKCSISEHLQIEEKCGGALGLKTKILKVSANDDGTISKDTDIVLEIPPCTVIAYSVTELFINQNGQFELCLLSEKCGGFDKVLLGRKEKNYASIVCSPLSCVDGANKSQHCVVKTDDPGETSLSILKPAIEEAKQQLQPFIELSEEKCQQLFKFYCEFLYHEDVISLLENVLDELSSAEQPNLMGLQELESTQAQKVKDLLQILGYSCPDEDRSSKNKDVTTPELFTAAFYLFSALDGMSEESLAVLGICCEIQILPTLCYVINNISDDGMLHVDHPDLLPLKEEDNFYVAQRLFALSDICLERKESSINVVIGKQPGMLPVLLCIVLQGFATLSGIKSSTSNLNLQA; from the exons atgtttgcaaaggcAACCAGCAGCTTTGTAAAACAGATTGAAAGCAGCGGCGATCTGATTCCTGTTAACAGCCTGAATGATTCTGATAAGCTGCAGCTTCTGAGCCTGgtaacaaagaggaacaagggatGGTTCTGGCAGAAGCCAAAATATCATCCTTCTTCATTCAGTCTCCAAGACATATTGACTGGTGACACACCCATCAAACCTG CTGTCACTGAATCCGTCTTTCTCAAGTATGAAAGCAAATTTGGAGACAGGGTGGGTGCAAGTACGGAAACTCAGATTGCCAATTTTAGCTTCAGCTTGGAAGGGCAGGACTCGGAAGCACTAGAATCTTCCTTTGGAAACCTGAAGAAACAAGAATTTGATTTGCATCAGCTTTTGAAAATAGCTGAGAAAAG GACTATACGTTTGGACCACTCTTTTGTCCAGCAAACTTGTGAAAGAAGGAATTACATTTTGTGTGTAATAAATGAAAAGGTTATCACATCCCAAAAGTGCTCTATTTCCGAACATTTACAGATTGAAGAAAAGTGTGGTGGCGCACTAGGGCTCAAAACAAAAATACTGAAG GTTTCAGCAAATGATGATGGGACTATATCCAAGGACACTGATATTGTGTTGGAGATCCCACCTTGCACTGTTATTGCATACAGTGTCACAGAGCTTTTTATAAACCAGAATGGACAATTTG AGCTATGCCTGCTTTCAGAAAAATGTGGAGGTTTTGATAAAGTCCTGCTaggcagaaaggaaaaaaattatgcCAGCATAGTATGCTCCCCTTTATCCTGTGTTGATGGAGCAAATAAAAGCCAGCACTGTGTGGTTAAGACAGATGACCCCGGTGAAACTTCACTAAGCATTTTAAAACCAG CTATTGAAGAAGCTAAGCAACAGTTGCAGCCATTCATTGAACTTTCAGAGGAAAAATGTCAGCAACTGTTTAAATTTTATTGTGAATTCTTGTATCATGAGGACGTGATTTCCCTTCTTGAAAATGTT TTGGATGAGCTTTCTTCAGCAGAGCAGCCAAATCTAATGGGACTACAAGAGCTGGAGTCAACACAGGCACAAAAAGTCAAGGATCTGCTGCAGATTTTAGGCTACAGCTGCCCAGATGAGGACCGCTCCTCAAAAAACAAAGATGTTACAACACCAGAACTATTTACAGCTGCATTCTACCTGTTTAGCGCCTTAGATG GTATGTCTGAAGAAAGTCTTGCAGTCTTGGGTATTTGCTGTGAAATTCAAATCCTTCCTACATTGTGTTATGTG ATTAATAACATCTCTGATGATGGAATGCTTCATGTTGATCATCCGGACCTGCTCCCCTTGAAAGAAGAGGACAACTTCTACGTTGCTCAGCGGCTATTTGCTTTATCAGATATTTGCCTTGAGAGGAAAGAGTCATCCATCAATGTTGTGATTGGTAAACAGCCTGGTATGCTTCCAGTGCTTCTGTGCATAGTTTTGCAGGGCTTTGCTACCCTAAGTGGGATCAAAAGTAGTACAAGCAATCTAAATTTGCAGGCTTGA